The stretch of DNA TGAGCTTAGTGCGTTGCCTAAGATGAAAAGCGACTCAAGTATTGCGCAGCTTTTAAAAGATAAAGGCTTTACGAGGCGTGATTTTATGAAGTGGGCTGGTGTGATGACAGCTTTTATGGCTCTACCAAGTGCGATGACACCGATGGTTGCTCGTGCTGCTGAGCTTAGTGACAGGCTTCCTGTGATATGGCTTCATATGGCAGAATGCACAGGCTGTAGCGAGAGCTTACTAAGAACCGATGCTCCAAGCATAGATAGTCTTATATTTGACTACATAAGCCTTGAATACCACGAAACTATCATGGCAGCTTCTGGTTGGCAGGCTGAAGAAAATTTAGAGAGTGCTATTGAAAAATACAAAGGTAGATACATCCTGCTAGTTGAGGGCGGTATCCCAACTGGTGCGACTGAAAATTTCTTAACTGTTGGACCTCATGGCACAACAGGTAAAACTCATGCTGTAAATGCTTCAAAAGATGCAGCTGCTATCTTTGCGATCGGCACCTGTTCTAGCTTTGGTGGCATTCAAGCTGCAAGACCAAATCCATCAAATTCAGTGGGACTTTCAAAGGTAACTGATAAGCCAGTTATTAATGTTGCGGGCTGTCCACCAAGTGAGAAAAATATCGTTGGCAACGTGCTTCACTTCTTACTTTTTGGCACACTTCCAGCACTTGATGTTTACAATAGACCAAAATGGGCTTATGGCTTAAGAATTCACGATCTTTGCGAAAGACGTGGTCACTTTGATGCTGGCGAGTTTGTCCAAAACTTCGGCGATGAAGGTGCAAAAAATGGCTACTGCTTATACAAAGTAGGTTGCAAAGGTCCATATACATTTAATAACTGCTCACGCGAGAGATTTAACCAGCACACATCATGGCCAGTTCAAGCAGGTCACGGCTGTATAGGCTGCTCAGAGCCAGACTTCTGGGATACGATGGGACCATTTGAAGAGCCTATGGCAGATAGACTCTTTGATACTGTTTTAGGTCTTGGAGCTGATAATGTCAGCGATAAAGTTGGCATTGGAATTTTAGCTCTTACAGGCATCGGCATAGCAGCTCACGCTGTTATAGCTTCTATGAGTAAAGATAAAGAATAAGGCGAAAAAATGAGTGAAAAAAGAATAGTAATAGACCCTATAACACGTATCGAGGGACACTTAAGAATAGAAGTTGTCGTAGATGAAAATAATATTGTAAAAGAGGCGTATTCTGGCTCAACTCTTTGGCGTGGTTTAGAGCAGATCGTAAAAGGCAGAGATCCAAGAGATGCTGGCTTTTTCATGCAAAGAATTTGTGGTGTTTGCACATATTCACACTACCGAGCAGGCATCATCGCGGTTGAAAATGCCCTTGGCATCAAGCCTCCACTAAATGCAGAGCTAACTAGAACGCTTATGAACGCAGCTTTATATCTTCATGATCACATCGTGCACTTTTATCAACTTCACGGCATGGACTGGGCAGATGTGGTCTCTGCACTAAGCGCAGATGTGCATAAAGCTAGCGAAGAGGCGTTTAAATATACTGATCTTCCGTTTGCCACGGGAGCTGACAAGCTAAAAGAGGTAAAAGAGAGGGTTGAAGCCTTTGTTAAAAAGGGCAATCTTGGACCATTTGCCAACGCATACTGGGGACATAGCACATATAAATTTACGCCAGAGCAAAATTTAATCGTCCTCTCACACTACTTAGAGTGCCTTAGAATTCAAAGAACAGCAGCTCAGATGATGGCGATCTTTGGCGCGAAAAACCCACATCCACAAAGCCTAACAGTTGGCGGCGTGACTTGCGTGATGGATCTTATGGATCCAGCTAGAATGGGCGAATATATGAGCAAATTTGCTGAGATCAAAGAATTTGTCGATAGAGCTTACTATCCAGACATTTTGATGGCGGCTAAGGCTTATGCAAACGAGCCAAGCGTTCTAAACGATGCTGGTGTGGCAAATTTACTCTGCTACGATGAGTTTTTGATCGGCAAAAATGATCATCTATTTAAAGGTGGCTATATCTTAAATGGCGATCTTAGCAAGGTTTATGATATCGATGAAAATAAAATCACTGAAGAAGCTACTAGGTCTTGGTATAAAAACGACAAAGCGCTTCATCCGTATGACGGCGATACTGAGGCAAACTACACAGGTCTTATTGACGGTGAGAGTATAGACGCCGAGGGCAAACTAGCTCATAGTAAGCTTTTTGATACAAAAGGTAAATATAGCTGGATCAAAGCACCAAGATATGATGGCATGCCTATGCAAGTAGGTCCAATAGCAAGTATCGTTATAAACTACGCTAGAGGCAACGAGAGAGTTAAAAAAGTAGTTGACGAATTTTTAGCAAAGAGTGGCTTGCCATTAAGTGCAGTTTTCTCAACTCTAGGCAGAACCGCTACTCGTATGCTTGAGGCAAAAGTAGTTGCAGAGCATACAATGGATGCATTTAATGCCTTGGTAGAAAATTTAAAATCAGATCAAGAGACTTGTGCAAAATATGTAATCGATAATAAAAAAGAGTACAAAGGAAATTTTCAAGGCAATGCTCCAAGAGGTGCGCTTAGCCACTGGTGCCGCATAAAAGATGGTGTTATCACAAACTGGCAAGCAGTCGTGCCAAGCACATGGAACGCCTCTCCAAAAGACGCACAAAATCAAATGGGAAGCTACGAAGCGTGCTTAGTTGGTTTAAAGATCGCTGATCTTTCAAAGCCACTTGAGATAATACGAAAAATTCACTCTTATGATCCTTGTATCGCATGCGCTGTGCATGTTATGGATACAAAGGGAAATGATTTGAGTACTTATAAGATAAATCCAAATTTATAAGGAGAAAAGATGTCACATAAAAATGCTGACAGGATCAGCGAATACGAATTCTCCATCGGCGTTAGGCTGACACACTGGATTAGATTTGCAGCGATCACACTTTTGGTTGTGAGTGGCTACTATATCTCATACGTTTTTGTGAGTCCAGAGATCACGAGCGAGCCTACAAATTTCATGCAAGCAAAGTGGCGTATGGCTCACCAGATCGCTGGTTTTGTGCTGATAGCGGCGTTTATCTTTAAATTTTATCTATTTGTCTTTGATAAACACAGCAAAAAAGAGTGGATGAGTGTGGTTGATTTTCTAAATCCAAAAATTTGGATCGCACAGATTAAGTATTATCTTTTTATGGGCCCTCATCCGCATTTAAGGGGTGTTTATAATCCTTTGCAGTTTGCCTCATACTTTTTCTTTTATCTTGTTTTGACTCTTATTTGCCTAAGCGGTCTTGTGCTTTATGTTCATGTTTATCATGAGGGACTTGGCGGAGCGCTTTATGAGCCAGCTAGGTTTTTTGAAGAGCTTATGGGCGGACTAGCAAATGTTAGAACGATACATAGAATTTGTATGTGGGTCATTATGATATTTGTGCCGATTCATGTTTATATGGCGGTATTTAATGCTGTTAAGGGCAAAAATGGAGCAATGGACGCTATCGTTAGCGGCTATAAATTTGTAAAAGAACACTGATGAGAGTGCTGGTTTTAGGCATCGGCAACGTGATGTTTGCCGATGAGGGCATAGGTGCTCATTTTGTAAATTTGATGGACAAAAACTACAAATTTACAAGCTCTAAAAACGAGCTTACATTAATGGACGGGGGCACTTTAGCCCTCGCTCTAACTCACATCATAAGCGAATTTGACTATCTTATCGTCGTTGATTGCATTAGCGCAAACGGTGCAAGCGTGGGCGATGTTTATTTTTTTGATTTTATAAATGTACCAAATTTTATCAGCTGGGACGGCTCGGCTCACGAGATAGAGATGCTTCAGACCCTTCATCTAATGGAGCTTGCGGGCGATAGACCTACGACTAAAATTTTAGGCATCGTGCCTAGCCGCATAGAGTCATCAAATTTTAGCCTCTCAGATGAGGTTATAAACGCTTCTAATATTTTAGAAAAAACGCTGCTTAATCACTTAAAAGAGCTTGATTTTAAGTGTGAAAAGGTGGCAAATTTTACCCTAAACGATATAGTTGATGAATACGCTAAAAAAGGTTTAAAATGATACTTGCTTTTAAATTTATTTGCCACAAGGACGCTTCGTTTCTAGTGCCATTTTTACGCTTGCTTGCTGGCGATCTAGCTCATAGCTTAAAGTGCAAAGATGATGAAATTTGTCTAAAGGTAAGTGGTAATGCCAGTGAGCTTGAGAGTGTGGCAAATAAAGCAAGCGCACTCTTGCCTTTTAGTCTTTTTATAAAGCACAGTGAAGTCTTGGCTGCAAGTGAGCTTGACGAAGATAGCAAGATAAATGAGATAAAATTTGGCGGCCTAACTCCGACTCAAGCGAGCACATTTTTGGCTAGCGAAAAGGCTATCTTAAATGAAAGTGGCGTGCTATGTGAGAGTAAATTTGAGGGCGAGATAACAATTGGTAATTTTAATGAAAAGCTCAAAGCTTGCCTAAATTTATTAAAAAACGGCAAGGGCGTTTGCGTAGAGCAAGATGAAAATTTATATGAAATTTCTCTTGGGGTAAATTTTGATGCAAATTTCTTGATGCCCGTAAATTTAAAGCAGCTACCAAAAATTTTTATCGCCGATGATAGAGCTTTGACATTTCTAGCTAGCTTTGAAAAGCCACTTTTAGCACTAAAGACGACAGCCATTTATAGGCAAAATCACGAGGATGCACCGCTATTTTTTGATGTGATGGCACCAAATGATCTTTTTCTTTACGCCATTTGCGAGCAGCTAAATAAAGAAAGCTTTAGCTTTTTAAGCATTAAGGTAAAGGAGCAAAAAAATGCTCTTTCAAGACTATCTTTGCTTGAAAGTAGCGCAGTTTTAAGCCCATTTTTCTATACAAAAGATGAGGAATTTGAGCTTAGCTATTTGGGCGAAGTGGCTTTGGGATTAAAATTTAGCAAATTTAGTGATGATGAAATTTGCCTGCTTTCAAAATCAAGCAAAACGCAGCTTCTATTTTTGCCAAAATTTAGTAGCTTTGAAGAAATTTATGAGCTCATAAGAGCCGAGGAGGGCGGCGAAAGGCTACTTGAAAATTTCAGCAAAGAGCATACTTTACCAAGTGGAAATTTTAGCTCAAATGCTAGCTTTTTCTCGCTATTTTGCATAGTTGGGCGCATACTTGGCTTAGGTGATGACTTTAAAAAAGCAGGGGAGAATTTGCTTCTTATGGCAAGCGATTTTAGCGGTCAAAAGGGCGTTAGGATCGATTACAAGATGAAAGATGACTTTGGTTTAGACGGGGTTAAGTTTGTAAAAAGTATCATTTCGTTTGTCCTTGCTGGCGCTGGAGAGAAGAACATCAGCTTTGGTTGCACCGAGTCTTTGGCGCACTTTTTGAGCGATTTTAGCTATGAAAAACGAGATAAATTTAATATTAAAAATGTTATTTTAAGCGGGGATTTATTTTATAATAAGGTAGTTAGCAACTTGATAAAAAAGCACCTAAACCCAAATATAAAAACAAATTTTGACCCCGGATTTGGCGTTGAGATCAAGCTTTAGATATGAGATCAAAGGCTTAGTTCAAGGTGTGGGCTTTAGACCTTTTGTCTATACTTTAGCGGACAAATTTAAGCTCGTTGGTGAAATTTACAACGACGACGAGGGCGTGAAGCTAAATTTTAGCGGTGATGAGGCTAGCTTTTTGGCTTTTGAAAAAGAGCTTTATGAGAAGCTGCCAGCCCTTGCTAGGATCGATGAGCTGAAGAAATTTAAGATAGATAAAATTTATGAAAAGCTTGAGATCATCGCCTCAAAGAGAGCTACCAAACAAGCTCCCATTTTGCCTGATTACGCACTTTGTGACGACTGTTTGCGCGAGTTTTATGATCCCACAAATCCACGCTACAAATACCCATTTATAAACTGCACCAACTGCGGACCAAGATTTTCTATCATCAAAGCATTGCCCTATGACAGGGTAAATACGACGATGAACGAGTTTAAGATGTGCGAGTTTTGCGAAGGCGAGTACAAAGACCCACTTAATCGCCGCTACCACGCAGAGCCGATCTCTTGCCCAAACTGTGGACCAAAACTATATCTAAAAGACAAATTTGGCAAAGTCTTGGCTAGTGGGAACGAAGCAGCCAAAGAGGCGGCTACGCTCATAAATGAGGGCAAAATTTTAGCCATTAAAGGGCTTGGTGGCTTTCATTTGGTTTGTGACGCGACAAATGAAGCCGCAGTTTGCGAGCTAAGAGCTAGAAAGCACCGCCCAAGCAAGCCCTTTGCTCTGATGAGTAAAAATTTAGAGAATGCTAGAAAAATAGCGCAAATTTCAGAGGCGGAGGCGAAGCTACTTAGCTCAAATTTAAAGCCAATCGTCTTGCTTGAGGCAAAAAATGGCTCAAATATCGCAAAAAGCGTCGCGCCAAATTTAAATAAGCTTGGCGTCATGCTCGCATTTAGCGGCATACATCTTTTGCTATTTGATTATTTAGAGCACGACATCATCGCAACTAGCGCAAACATCTCAGGCGAAGTCGTGATAAAAGATGAGAGCGAGCTAAGAGAAAAATTAGGTGAGGTTATAGACTTTTACCTTGATCACGACCGAGAAATTTACTCACCAAGTGACGATAGTATTGCATTTTGTGTTGCTGATGAGACAATTTTTACAAGAACAAGCCGCGGGCTAAATCCAAATTTCATCCATACAAATTTCAAGCAAAAAGGGACATTTTTAGCACTTGGAGCGGAGCTAAAAAGCTCATTTTGCATCTACAAAGACGGTCTTTTGATAGTTAGTCCATATATCGGCGATCTAAAAAACGTGGCGACTTTTGATAGGTTTAAAGACATTTTCACCCTTTTTAAAATGACTTATGATCTAAAAATAGACAAGGTCATAGCCGATTTGCATCCAAATTTTTTAAATACAAAATGGGCGAAGGATCAGGGCTTTGAGCTAGTTTATTTGCAGCACCACTACGCGCATTTGCTAAGCGTGATCTTTGAAAATGATCTAGCAGATAAAAAGTACCTTGGCTTTTGCTTTGATGGCACTGGATACGGGAAAGATGGCAAAATTTGGGGTGGCGAGGTCTTTAGGCTAGATAAAAAGAGTTACGAGAGAGTTTATCACTTTGATGAATTTAGCTTATTTGGGGGCGAAAACAGCATCAAAAATATCTATCTAATCGCATATTCTATTATTTTAAAATACTCTCTTGAGGACGAAGCTCGTAAATTCTTAGTAAATTTTGATGAAAAAATGCTTGCAAATTTTAAAAAAATGGAGCAAAAAGGATTAAACTTAGTAAAGACTAGCTCGGTTGGTAGGATATTTGACGCATTTGGGGCGATTATTTGTGGGCTTTTTCACTCGAGTTTTGAGGGCGAGAGTGGTATGAGGCTTGAAGCACTTTATGATAAAAATTTAGATGCGTGTTATAAATTTAGTCTAGATAATGGAGTTATCGGCTTTAAAGAAGCTTTTAAAAGTGCTTTAAAAGATGAGCCAAGAGTGGCTGCAACGGCATTTATAAATGGCTTGGCTGATATTATTTTTGAAATTTCAAAAAAAGAAAAAATGGAAATTTTACTAAGCGGTGGAGTTTTTCAAAATAAGACTTTACTCGAACTTATTTACAAAAAATTTACTAAAGTAAATTTGAAATTTTATATCAATAAAAAATTCTGTAGCAACGATTCTAACGTAAATTTAGGGCAAATTTATTATTATTTATCCACATTTTCTAATAAGTGATGTATAATGATTATAAACGGTAATCAAACAAGAAAGGAGCAGAAAATGGATAGTGTTATACGTTTTAGTGTTTCTTTACCTAGTCAGTTACTAGACGAACTAGATAAAAAGGTTAGCGAACAAGGCTACGCTTCTAGGAGCGAATTTACGAGGGATTTGATACGCGAAAAGATCGTAAGTGATAGCTGGAAGGACGCTAGTGAGGAGTTGATCGGGGTTTTGACGCTCATTTATATGCATCATCACAACGATTTGGTGAATAAAAAGATGGATATAGAGCATAGCTCTGATGTGAAAATCATCTGCACAAACCATGTTCATGTCGATCATCATAACTGCTTAGAAACGATTTCAATAAGAGGCGAGGCTGGCAAAATTGAACGCTTTGCTGAAAGGATCGCCGGCTTAAAGGGTGTAAAATTTTCTAAACTCACAAGGGCAGCTATTCCTAGGTTTTAGTTTTTTAAGGGTCTTTATGTGTTTTAGGAATTTTTGGTATTTTTTTATAGGTGAAGCTAGCGGTGGTATCTTTCTTATCGCTGCTGCTTTAGTGGCTTTTATCTTTGAAAATGTTTTTTTAAGCAGTTTTTATAACTCATTTTTACAAATCGATACAAGGCTAAATTTTGGCAAATCGCCGATACAAAAGCCCCTTATCCTTTTGATAAATGATAGTTTGATGGCCGTTTTTTTCTTTTTACTTGGGTTTAGACTTAAGCGAGAAATTTTTAAAGCAAAGCTTAGGAGTCTGGCCCAAGCCACCTTGCTAAAAAATTTTATTATCGGCAGCATTTTAGCTTCTGTATTTTTTTATATTTTAAATCACAATTATATTTTTTGTTGAAAGACTAAGGCAGTGTCAATGGACATAAATACGGCATTTAAGACACTTGCTGGAAATTTAGTGTTTTGTATATCTTATAAAAGAGAGTGTGAATAATGAACTTTTTAAATAGAATTTTTCTAGCAAAAGAGCTGGATCGGTGGCAAAGTGACGGCATAATCGATAAAAAGACCGCTATAAAAATAGCAAATTTATATGACATCGACCCTGATGCCCATAGTGACAAGATAAGTTTTGTCTTAAAGCTCGTAGCATATCTTTTTTTTGCACTAGCCTTTTTTACGCTCGTTGGTGCAAACTGGGAAGAAATACCAAGACTAGGACGTTTAGCACTTGTATTGTTTGTGCTTGGGCTTGTAAATTTTGGTGGAATTTACTATCTCGCAAAGGGAAAGGAAAATCTATCAACGGCGATGTTTTTTCTTGGAAATTTTTGCTTTGGTGCGGCGATTGCTCTTATTGCTCAAATTTATAACATTAGCGATGAGCCAAGCGGTGGTATTTTGCTTTGGAGTATCGGAGCGTTTGCAGTTTCTTTTGCTAGTAAAAAAGGTGTGTTGGTAGCCCAAAGCCTTATCTTTGCGACAGTTTGGTTTTTTATGGTGGGCTATCAGGGCGACTTTGGTTTTGGCTTTATCATTTTTATAGTACTTGGCGCATATACGCTTTACAAAGACGACTCAAAATGGCTTGCTTTTGTGCTTTTTGTAGATATTTTTATATACATCATTTCATTTTGCGGCTACATTAGTGGTCTTAGAGCGATATTTGATTATGGATTTTTGTTTGGACTTCCGATGGTTGCGATCGTATCGCTATCTTATGCGCTTTTGCTTATCAGCATTTCGCCTCTACTAGATAAATTTAGAGTAGGGCTTGGCGCATTTACGAAAGAATTTGGTAAAAATTTTGGTGTTTTTGTGTTGCTATTTTGTCTATTTTTATTTGAAGAAAGAAATTTATTTGAGCTTTACGATGAAAAACTTTGGTTTGTGAAGTCATTTTTTAAAAGCAACTTTGGCTTTGTCTTTATCCTATTTAGTGTTGCTTATTTTGTACTATTTTTTAAAGAAAAAAACAAGAGTGGCTTGCTACTTGGGGCGCTGCTCGTGTCGTTGCCATTTGTCTTTAGCTACGGGCCTGGCTATGCAAATATATTTTTCTCGCTCGCAAATATCATAACAGCTGCGGTCCTTATAAAAAAAGGTGAGTTAAAACTTGGTCTTTGTATGATATTTTTGGTTGCGGCCGTGAGGTATTTCCAGCTAATAGGTGATTATATCGGTGCTACGGCGCTATTTATGGTGTTTGCTTTTATAGTGCTAGTTGTCGCTAGAAAAGGACGTAAAAAATGAAGATAAAAGTCTTAATAGTAGCTGTAATTTTTCAAATTTTGCTTATTGGCATTATGCTTGGCTACGCACTTATGCCACTTTATTTTGGACAAGAGGTGAGAGTAAGGGTAAGTCTTTACGATCCAAGAGATCTTTTTCGGGGAAACTATGTTGATTTAAACTATGATTTTTCAAATTTTTATTCAAGAAATTTTGACGAAAATGATAAAGATGACCGCTATATCGATAAATACGATGAGAGAGTAAGAGATGGGGCTAGAGTTTATGCTGTTTTAAAACCAGATGTTAATGGCACTTACGGCTTTGCTAAATTTAGTATAAGCAAGCCAGACAATGGAGTCTTTTTAGCTGGTAGATATGATGGCTACTCGCTCGTAAAATACGGCATAGAGCACTTTTATATGTCACCTGATAGTGCGGCTAATACCGAAGATGAAATGAGGGAAGAAGACATTGATGCATATGCTATTTTGATGGTGATGGATAATGGCAAGGCTAGATTAAAGGATCTAATAATCCAAAAGAGTGCCGGAAAGAATAGCAAAAAACTACTCGGTGATGAAAATTTTGATAAGTTGGATGAGATTAGGCAAAAAGAGTAAAGTAAATTTAGTCAAAATTCTTGTGCAAATTTCATTTATATTTTTAAATTTAAATAAAAATTTAAATAAATTAATTAATTTTGATCTATTTGCCAAAACTCCTAAATTTTAATTTTATTTTTAAATTTAAGAGTTAAAATCTCCATAAATTAATAAAAAAGGATGAAAAAATGTGTAAAGATTGCGGTTGTTCAATGGGTAATCACGCCCACGCCCACGCCCACGCCCACGCCCACACTCACGCTGATGGCACCACTCACTCGCACCCACACACTCATGATGGACATACAGATCACGCTCATGACGCGCACGAACATAGCCACGAGGCTCACGCACACCCTGTGTTAAATGAGAGTAAAACCATAGACGTGATAGAGAAAATTCTCTCCGAAAACGACAAAGAAGCTGCTCACAACAGAGCTCATCTTGATGAAAAAAAGATACTTTGTGTAAATTTAATGAGTAGTCCTGGTGCTGGTAAGACCACGCTTTTAGAAGCTACGATAAAGGCTGGTAAGTTTAAAATAGGCGTTGTAGAGGGCGATTTAGAGACAAATCAAGATGCTGATCGCATAGTAAAAGCTGGCGCAAAGGCTCATCAGATAAGCACAGGTCAGACCTGTCACTTGGACGCATTTATGGTGCATGAAGGGCTTCATCATTTGCCGCTAAACGAGCTTGATCTAGTCTTTATAGAAAATGTTGGAAATTTAGTCTGTCCTGCAAGCTATGATGTTGGCTCACACTTTAACGCTGTGCTTCTTTCAGTGCCAGAGGGCGATGATAAGGTGAGTAAGTACCCAGTGATGTTTAGGGCTGCTGACGTGCTTCTCATCACAAAAGCTTCGCTCGCACCACACTTTGACTTTGACATCGAGCGAGTGAAAAGTGACGCTAGAAAGCTAAATCCAAAGGTTGACATCTTTGTGATAGATAGCAAAACTGGTGAGGGCATTGATAAGTGGATAAGTTATTTGGAATTTAAAAAAGAGCTAAGATAATGTGCCTCTCGATCCCTTCAAAAGTGGTAGAAATTGACGAAAACAACGTCGCTACGGTAGAGACTCTAGGCGTTACTAGAAAGGTAAGCCTAGACCTTATATCTGAAGAAGTGAAAGTTGGCGAATATGTGCTAATTCACGTAGGTTACGCTATGCAAAAGATCGATACGCAGTTTGCACTTGAGAGCTTAGAGGTCTATCAAAAGATCGCTGATGATATGAACGCGGGGAAAATTTGATGGATCTTATCAATGACTTTCGTGATAAAAATTTAATCCTAGCCCTTTCAAAACTTATCCAAAAAGAGAGCACAAAGCCCCTAAATATCATGGAAATTTGCGGCGGTCATACGCATAGCATTATGAAATTTGCACTGCCAAGCTTAGTTGGAGAGCATATAAATTTCATCCACGGCCCAGGCTGTCCGGTCTGCGTGATGCCAAAGAGCCGCATAGATGAGGCCTGTAAGCTAGCTAGCATGGATAATGTGATCTTTTGCACGCTAGCTGACATGCTAAGAGTGCCTGGCTCAAAGACAAGCTTGCAAAAGCTTCGCGGAGAAGGGCACGACATAAGAGCACTTTACACGCCACTTGATGCGCTAAATATCGCTAAGCAAAATCCAGACAAAAAGGTCATATTTTTTGCGATCGGCTTTGAGACGACGACGCCAATGAGCGCAAATTTAGTTGAAAAAGTGGTGCAAGAGGGCATTAAAAATTTATACTTTCATATAAATCACGTAACCGTCCCAGCTCCAGTTAGAGCCATAATGAGCGACGAAAACGTGAGGATAGACGCATTTTTAGGCCCAAGCCACGTAAGCGTCATCACTGGCAGTAAAATTTATAAAGAGTTAGCAGATGAGTTTAAAAGACCGATAGCCATTAGCGGTTTTGAGCCACTTGACATCATGGCAAGTGTGCTAAATTTAGTCCGTCAGCAAAACGCAGGCACATATGAGGTCTATAACGAGTACGCAAGGGCTGTCAAAGAAGAGGGCAACTTAAGAGCAAAAGAGCTTATAGCTAAGTATTTTGAACCGTGCGACTTTGTCTGGAGGGGACTTGGCGAGATAACGCAAAGTGGCATGAAACTAAGAGATGAGTTTGCCTACCTTGATGCCAGGGTGCAGTTTGACTGCAGCGCAGAGAGCGCTGGCGAGAGCAAGGCTTGCATTTGTGGGCAAATTTTAAGAGGACTGGCAAAGCCGACAGAGTGCAAAGTCTTTGGCAAGGTCTGCAACCCGCAAAATCCGATAGGATCGTGCATGGTCTCAAGTGAGGGCGCTTGTGCGGCATATTTTAAATACGCAAGAGTTGGTTAAGGAATTTAATGAAAAAGATAATGCTAAGCCATGGCGGCGGCGGCGAGGAGATGAACTCGCTTATAAACGAGACGATATTTAAAATTTTTGATAACGAAATTTTAAGGCAAAGCAACGACTCGGCGATATTAAATTTAAACGGCAAGATCGCATTTAGCTCCGATAGCTTTGTGGTAACTCCCATTTTTTTTAATGGCGGCGACATCGGCAAGATCGCGGCTTGCGGCACGATAAACGACCTAGCAAT from Campylobacter concisus encodes:
- a CDS encoding nickel-dependent hydrogenase large subunit, yielding MSEKRIVIDPITRIEGHLRIEVVVDENNIVKEAYSGSTLWRGLEQIVKGRDPRDAGFFMQRICGVCTYSHYRAGIIAVENALGIKPPLNAELTRTLMNAALYLHDHIVHFYQLHGMDWADVVSALSADVHKASEEAFKYTDLPFATGADKLKEVKERVEAFVKKGNLGPFANAYWGHSTYKFTPEQNLIVLSHYLECLRIQRTAAQMMAIFGAKNPHPQSLTVGGVTCVMDLMDPARMGEYMSKFAEIKEFVDRAYYPDILMAAKAYANEPSVLNDAGVANLLCYDEFLIGKNDHLFKGGYILNGDLSKVYDIDENKITEEATRSWYKNDKALHPYDGDTEANYTGLIDGESIDAEGKLAHSKLFDTKGKYSWIKAPRYDGMPMQVGPIASIVINYARGNERVKKVVDEFLAKSGLPLSAVFSTLGRTATRMLEAKVVAEHTMDAFNALVENLKSDQETCAKYVIDNKKEYKGNFQGNAPRGALSHWCRIKDGVITNWQAVVPSTWNASPKDAQNQMGSYEACLVGLKIADLSKPLEIIRKIHSYDPCIACAVHVMDTKGNDLSTYKINPNL
- the hypF gene encoding carbamoyltransferase HypF, which encodes MRSSFRYEIKGLVQGVGFRPFVYTLADKFKLVGEIYNDDEGVKLNFSGDEASFLAFEKELYEKLPALARIDELKKFKIDKIYEKLEIIASKRATKQAPILPDYALCDDCLREFYDPTNPRYKYPFINCTNCGPRFSIIKALPYDRVNTTMNEFKMCEFCEGEYKDPLNRRYHAEPISCPNCGPKLYLKDKFGKVLASGNEAAKEAATLINEGKILAIKGLGGFHLVCDATNEAAVCELRARKHRPSKPFALMSKNLENARKIAQISEAEAKLLSSNLKPIVLLEAKNGSNIAKSVAPNLNKLGVMLAFSGIHLLLFDYLEHDIIATSANISGEVVIKDESELREKLGEVIDFYLDHDREIYSPSDDSIAFCVADETIFTRTSRGLNPNFIHTNFKQKGTFLALGAELKSSFCIYKDGLLIVSPYIGDLKNVATFDRFKDIFTLFKMTYDLKIDKVIADLHPNFLNTKWAKDQGFELVYLQHHYAHLLSVIFENDLADKKYLGFCFDGTGYGKDGKIWGGEVFRLDKKSYERVYHFDEFSLFGGENSIKNIYLIAYSIILKYSLEDEARKFLVNFDEKMLANFKKMEQKGLNLVKTSSVGRIFDAFGAIICGLFHSSFEGESGMRLEALYDKNLDACYKFSLDNGVIGFKEAFKSALKDEPRVAATAFINGLADIIFEISKKEKMEILLSGGVFQNKTLLELIYKKFTKVNLKFYINKKFCSNDSNVNLGQIYYYLSTFSNK
- a CDS encoding hydrogenase small subunit, which produces MNNDLRQKIDRRLSELSALPKMKSDSSIAQLLKDKGFTRRDFMKWAGVMTAFMALPSAMTPMVARAAELSDRLPVIWLHMAECTGCSESLLRTDAPSIDSLIFDYISLEYHETIMAASGWQAEENLESAIEKYKGRYILLVEGGIPTGATENFLTVGPHGTTGKTHAVNASKDAAAIFAIGTCSSFGGIQAARPNPSNSVGLSKVTDKPVINVAGCPPSEKNIVGNVLHFLLFGTLPALDVYNRPKWAYGLRIHDLCERRGHFDAGEFVQNFGDEGAKNGYCLYKVGCKGPYTFNNCSRERFNQHTSWPVQAGHGCIGCSEPDFWDTMGPFEEPMADRLFDTVLGLGADNVSDKVGIGILALTGIGIAAHAVIASMSKDKE
- the cybH gene encoding Ni/Fe-hydrogenase, b-type cytochrome subunit, producing MSHKNADRISEYEFSIGVRLTHWIRFAAITLLVVSGYYISYVFVSPEITSEPTNFMQAKWRMAHQIAGFVLIAAFIFKFYLFVFDKHSKKEWMSVVDFLNPKIWIAQIKYYLFMGPHPHLRGVYNPLQFASYFFFYLVLTLICLSGLVLYVHVYHEGLGGALYEPARFFEELMGGLANVRTIHRICMWVIMIFVPIHVYMAVFNAVKGKNGAMDAIVSGYKFVKEH
- the nikR gene encoding nickel-responsive transcriptional regulator NikR encodes the protein MDSVIRFSVSLPSQLLDELDKKVSEQGYASRSEFTRDLIREKIVSDSWKDASEELIGVLTLIYMHHHNDLVNKKMDIEHSSDVKIICTNHVHVDHHNCLETISIRGEAGKIERFAERIAGLKGVKFSKLTRAAIPRF
- a CDS encoding Na+/H+ antiporter NhaA, with the protein product MCFRNFWYFFIGEASGGIFLIAAALVAFIFENVFLSSFYNSFLQIDTRLNFGKSPIQKPLILLINDSLMAVFFFLLGFRLKREIFKAKLRSLAQATLLKNFIIGSILASVFFYILNHNYIFC
- a CDS encoding HyaD/HybD family hydrogenase maturation endopeptidase, whose product is MRVLVLGIGNVMFADEGIGAHFVNLMDKNYKFTSSKNELTLMDGGTLALALTHIISEFDYLIVVDCISANGASVGDVYFFDFINVPNFISWDGSAHEIEMLQTLHLMELAGDRPTTKILGIVPSRIESSNFSLSDEVINASNILEKTLLNHLKELDFKCEKVANFTLNDIVDEYAKKGLK